The following proteins are co-located in the Pseudomonas sp. ATCC 13867 genome:
- the murC gene encoding UDP-N-acetylmuramate--L-alanine ligase, producing the protein MVKEPTGVTRTMRRIRRIHFVGIGGVGMCGIAEVLLNLGYEVSGSDLKASPVTERLEKFGAEIFIGHRAENADGADVLVVSSAVNKANPEVAAALDRRVPVVPRAEMLAELMRYRHGIAVAGTHGKTTTTSLIASVFAAGGLDPTFVIGGRLNAAGTNAQLGTSRYLVAEADESDASFLHLQPMVSVVTNIDADHMSTYGGDFNKLKRTFVDFLHNLPFYGLAVLCVDDPVVREILPQVARPTVTYGLSEDADVRAINIRQEGMRTYFTVLRPEREPLDVSVNMPGLHNVLNSLATIVIATDEGISDEAIVQGLSGFQGVGRRFQVYGDLQVEGGSVMLVDDYGHHPREVAAVIKAVRGGWPERRLVMVYQPHRYTRTRDLYEDFVQVLGDANVLMLMEVYPAGEEPIPGADSRHLCHSIRQRGQLDPIYLERGGDLASLLGPLLRPGDILLCQGAGDIGGLAPQLIKNPMFGAAAAGAEGKKA; encoded by the coding sequence GTGGTTAAAGAACCCACCGGCGTCACCCGCACCATGCGGCGCATCCGTCGCATCCACTTCGTCGGCATCGGTGGCGTGGGCATGTGCGGCATTGCGGAAGTGCTGCTCAACCTCGGCTACGAAGTGTCCGGCTCCGACCTCAAGGCTTCGCCGGTCACCGAGCGCCTGGAGAAGTTCGGTGCCGAGATCTTCATCGGCCACCGTGCGGAAAATGCCGACGGCGCCGACGTGCTGGTGGTGTCCAGCGCGGTGAACAAGGCCAACCCGGAAGTCGCCGCCGCACTGGACCGCCGCGTACCGGTGGTGCCGCGCGCCGAGATGCTCGCCGAACTGATGCGTTACCGCCACGGCATCGCGGTTGCCGGTACCCACGGCAAGACCACCACCACCAGCCTGATCGCCTCGGTGTTCGCTGCCGGCGGCCTGGACCCGACCTTCGTCATCGGCGGCCGCCTGAACGCCGCCGGCACCAACGCGCAGCTGGGCACCAGCCGCTACCTGGTGGCCGAGGCCGACGAGAGCGACGCCAGCTTCCTGCACCTGCAGCCGATGGTTTCGGTGGTCACCAATATCGACGCCGACCACATGAGCACCTATGGCGGCGACTTCAACAAGCTCAAGCGCACCTTCGTCGACTTCCTGCACAACCTGCCGTTCTACGGCCTGGCCGTGCTCTGCGTGGACGACCCGGTGGTGCGCGAGATCCTGCCGCAGGTCGCCCGTCCGACCGTGACCTACGGCCTGAGCGAGGACGCCGACGTCCGCGCCATCAACATCCGCCAGGAAGGCATGCGCACCTACTTCACCGTGCTGCGCCCCGAGCGCGAGCCGCTGGACGTCTCGGTGAACATGCCCGGTCTGCACAACGTGCTGAACTCCCTGGCGACCATCGTCATCGCCACCGACGAAGGCATCTCCGATGAAGCCATCGTCCAGGGCCTGTCCGGCTTCCAGGGCGTGGGTCGACGTTTCCAGGTCTATGGCGACCTGCAGGTGGAAGGTGGCAGCGTGATGCTGGTCGACGACTACGGCCACCACCCGCGCGAAGTCGCGGCAGTGATCAAGGCCGTGCGTGGCGGCTGGCCGGAGCGCCGCCTGGTGATGGTCTACCAGCCACACCGCTACACCCGTACCCGCGACCTGTACGAGGACTTCGTGCAGGTGCTGGGCGACGCCAACGTGCTGATGCTGATGGAGGTCTACCCGGCCGGCGAAGAGCCGATCCCCGGTGCCGACAGCCGTCATCTGTGCCACAGCATCCGCCAGCGCGGCCAGCTTGATCCGATCTATCTGGAGCGCGGTGGCGATCTCGCCTCGCTGCTGGGGCCGCTGCTGCGTCCCGGCGACATCCTGCTCTGCCAGGGGGCCGGCGATATCGGTGGACTGGCGCCGCAACTGATCAAGAATCCGATGTTCGGTGCCGCCGCTGCTGGCGCCGAGGGGAAGAAGGCATGA
- a CDS encoding D-alanine--D-alanine ligase — protein MSDVLKSTLDPRAFGRVAVLYGGKSAEREVSLKSGAMVLQALQDGGVDAFGIDVGDDLLERLTREKIDRAFIILHGRGGEDGTMQGLLEIAGIPYTGSGVLASALAMDKLRTKRVWLSLGLPTPDHAVLASEDDCRTAAAKLGFPLIVKPASEGSSIGMAKVNSEQELIAAWAGAAKYDSQVLVEQWISGPEFTIAVLRGQVLPPIRLGTPHTFYDYDAKYLASDTRYQIPCGLDAAKEEELKDLTARACDALGIQGWGRADVMQDAEGRFWLLEVNTAPGMTDHSLVPMAARAAGLDFQQLVLAILADSVEARG, from the coding sequence ATGAGCGACGTCCTCAAATCCACCCTCGATCCCCGCGCCTTCGGTCGCGTCGCCGTGCTTTACGGCGGCAAGAGCGCCGAGCGCGAGGTATCGCTGAAGTCCGGCGCCATGGTCCTGCAAGCGCTGCAGGACGGCGGTGTGGATGCCTTCGGCATCGACGTGGGCGACGATCTGCTGGAGCGTCTGACCCGCGAGAAGATCGACCGTGCCTTCATCATCCTCCACGGTCGTGGCGGTGAAGACGGCACCATGCAGGGGCTGCTGGAAATCGCCGGCATTCCCTACACCGGCAGCGGCGTACTGGCGTCCGCGCTGGCGATGGACAAGCTGCGCACCAAGCGCGTGTGGCTGAGCCTGGGCCTGCCGACGCCTGACCATGCCGTGCTCGCCAGCGAGGACGATTGCCGCACCGCCGCCGCGAAGCTCGGCTTCCCGCTGATCGTCAAGCCGGCCAGTGAAGGTTCGAGCATCGGCATGGCCAAGGTGAACAGCGAGCAAGAGCTGATCGCTGCCTGGGCGGGGGCCGCGAAATACGATTCGCAGGTGCTCGTCGAGCAATGGATCAGCGGGCCCGAATTCACCATCGCCGTCCTGCGTGGCCAGGTGTTGCCGCCCATTCGCCTGGGTACTCCGCACACCTTCTACGACTACGACGCCAAGTACCTCGCCAGCGATACCCGGTACCAGATTCCCTGTGGCCTCGACGCCGCCAAGGAAGAGGAACTGAAGGACCTGACCGCGCGCGCCTGCGATGCCCTCGGCATCCAGGGCTGGGGCCGGGCCGACGTGATGCAGGATGCCGAAGGGCGTTTCTGGCTTCTGGAAGTGAACACCGCACCGGGCATGACCGACCACAGCCTGGTGCCGATGGCCGCGCGCGCGGCCGGCCTGGATTTCCAGCAACTGGTGCTGGCGATCCTCGCCGACAGCGTCGAGGCAAGGGGGTAA
- a CDS encoding cell division protein FtsQ/DivIB → MNGAQLRHQNPGLGRAPARKPVPRGASRLVAKEPLSARMPKPNFGFLKVLVWPLVLGVLGVGAYYGAQYALPYADRPIARVSVEGDLSYISQAAVQQRISPYVSASFFTIDLAGMRQELEQMPWIAHAEVRRVWPDQVVVRLDEQLPIARWGNEALLNNQGQAFAPSEVANYEHLPRLSGPQRAQQQVMQQYQILSQMLRPLGFTISSLDMSSRGAWTLGTAQGVEIMLGRDHAVEQIRRLVTIYDKALKEQISKIARIDMRYPNGLAVAWRDPVPEATVAQTTAAQ, encoded by the coding sequence ATGAACGGCGCGCAGCTTCGTCACCAGAATCCCGGACTCGGCCGTGCACCTGCGCGCAAGCCGGTGCCGCGCGGCGCCAGCCGCCTGGTGGCCAAGGAGCCGCTCAGCGCCCGCATGCCCAAGCCGAATTTCGGCTTCCTCAAGGTGCTGGTGTGGCCTCTGGTGCTGGGTGTGCTCGGCGTCGGTGCCTACTACGGCGCGCAATACGCGTTGCCCTATGCCGACCGGCCGATTGCCAGGGTCAGCGTGGAGGGTGATCTGAGCTACATCAGCCAGGCGGCGGTGCAGCAACGGATCAGCCCCTACGTCTCGGCCAGCTTCTTCACCATCGATCTGGCCGGTATGCGCCAGGAGCTGGAGCAGATGCCCTGGATCGCCCACGCCGAAGTGCGTCGCGTGTGGCCCGACCAGGTGGTCGTCCGCCTGGACGAGCAACTGCCGATTGCCCGTTGGGGGAACGAAGCGTTGCTGAACAACCAGGGCCAGGCCTTCGCCCCGAGCGAGGTGGCCAACTATGAGCACCTGCCGCGCCTGTCCGGCCCGCAGCGCGCTCAGCAACAAGTGATGCAGCAGTACCAGATTCTCAGCCAGATGCTCCGTCCGCTGGGCTTCACCATTTCCAGCCTGGACATGAGTTCGCGTGGCGCCTGGACCCTGGGCACCGCGCAGGGCGTGGAGATCATGCTGGGCCGCGATCACGCGGTAGAACAGATTCGCCGGCTCGTGACCATCTACGACAAGGCGCTGAAAGAGCAGATTTCGAAAATTGCGCGCATCGACATGCGCTACCCCAACGGCCTGGCCGTGGCGTGGCGCGACCCGGTGCCGGAAGCGACGGTGGCCCAGACCACCGCCGCGCAGTGA
- the ftsA gene encoding cell division protein FtsA has protein sequence MASVQSGKMVVGLDIGTSKVVALVGEVAADGKLEIVGIGTHPSRGLKKGVVVNIESTVQSIQRAIDEAQQMAGCRIHSAFVGIAGNHIRSLNSHGIVAIRDREVSGADIERVLDAAQAVAIPADQRVLHTLAQDYVIDNQEGVREPLGMSGVRLEAKVHVVTCAVNAAQNIEKCVRRCGLEVDDIILEQLASAYSVITEDEKELGVCLVDIGGGTTDIAIFTEGAIRHTAVIPIAGDQVTNDIAMALRTPTQYAEEIKIRYACALAKLAGAGETIKVPSVGDRPPRELSRQALAEVVEPRYDELFTLVQAELRRSGYEDLIPAGIVLTGGTSKMEGAIELAEEIFHMPVRLGVPHSVKGLTDVVRNPIYSTGVGLLMYGLQKQSDGISMSGSSFSSDEPKTPVLEKLKRWVQGNF, from the coding sequence ATGGCAAGCGTGCAGAGCGGCAAAATGGTCGTCGGCCTGGACATCGGCACCTCCAAGGTGGTGGCGCTGGTGGGCGAGGTGGCCGCCGATGGCAAGCTGGAGATCGTCGGCATCGGGACGCACCCGTCGCGCGGCCTGAAGAAGGGCGTGGTGGTGAACATCGAGTCCACCGTGCAGTCGATCCAGCGCGCCATCGACGAGGCCCAGCAGATGGCTGGCTGCCGTATCCACTCGGCTTTCGTCGGCATCGCCGGCAACCATATCCGCAGCCTGAACTCCCACGGCATCGTGGCGATTCGCGACCGCGAAGTGAGTGGCGCCGATATCGAGCGCGTGCTGGACGCGGCCCAGGCCGTGGCCATCCCGGCCGACCAGCGTGTGCTGCACACCCTGGCCCAGGACTACGTGATCGATAACCAGGAAGGCGTGCGCGAGCCGCTGGGCATGTCCGGCGTGCGCCTGGAAGCCAAGGTGCACGTGGTGACCTGTGCGGTGAACGCCGCGCAGAACATCGAGAAGTGCGTACGCCGCTGCGGCCTGGAAGTGGACGACATCATCCTCGAGCAGCTGGCTTCGGCCTACTCGGTGATCACCGAGGACGAAAAGGAACTGGGCGTGTGCCTGGTGGACATTGGCGGCGGCACCACCGACATCGCCATCTTCACCGAAGGCGCCATTCGGCATACCGCGGTGATCCCGATCGCCGGCGATCAGGTTACCAACGACATCGCTATGGCGTTGCGCACCCCGACACAATATGCCGAAGAGATCAAGATTCGATATGCTTGTGCCCTAGCCAAACTGGCCGGTGCGGGCGAAACCATCAAGGTGCCCAGCGTAGGGGACCGGCCGCCGCGGGAACTGTCGCGCCAAGCGCTTGCCGAAGTGGTCGAGCCTCGTTACGACGAGCTGTTCACCCTGGTTCAAGCGGAGTTGCGCCGCAGTGGCTACGAGGACCTGATTCCGGCAGGGATCGTCCTGACCGGAGGCACTTCCAAGATGGAAGGCGCGATCGAGCTGGCCGAAGAGATCTTTCACATGCCGGTGCGCCTGGGCGTACCGCACAGCGTCAAAGGACTGACCGACGTCGTGCGCAATCCAATCTACTCCACGGGCGTGGGCCTGCTCATGTACGGGCTGCAGAAGCAGTCCGACGGCATCTCCATGTCCGGCAGCAGCTTCAGCAGCGACGAACCCAAGACACCGGTACTGGAAAAGCTTAAACGCTGGGTCCAGGGCAATTTCTGA
- the ftsZ gene encoding cell division protein FtsZ, giving the protein MFELVDNVPTTAVIKVIGVGGGGGNAVNHMAKNNVDGVEFICANTDAQALKNIAARTVLQLGPGVTKGLGAGANPEVGRQAAIEDRERIAEVLEGADMVFITTGMGGGTGTGAAPIIAEVAKEMGILTVAVVTRPFPFEGRKRMQIADEGIRALAESTDSLITIPNEKLLTILGKDASLLAAFAKADDVLAGAVRGISDIIKRPGMINVDFADVKTVMSEMGMAMMGTGCASGPNRAREATEAAIRNPLLEDVNLQGARGILVNITAGPDLSLGEYSDVGNIIEQFASEHATVKVGTVIDPDMRDELHVTVVATGLGARLEKPVKVVDNTVQTQAVSTQAPVQREHQSVNYRDLDRPTVMRNQSHGGAATAAKLNPQDDLDYLDIPAFLRRQAD; this is encoded by the coding sequence ATGTTTGAACTGGTAGATAACGTCCCAACTACAGCAGTCATCAAGGTTATCGGCGTAGGTGGCGGCGGCGGCAACGCCGTGAACCACATGGCCAAGAACAACGTTGATGGCGTCGAATTCATTTGCGCCAACACCGATGCGCAGGCGCTGAAGAACATCGCCGCGCGCACCGTACTGCAGCTCGGCCCGGGTGTGACCAAGGGCCTGGGTGCTGGCGCCAACCCGGAAGTCGGCCGCCAGGCCGCCATCGAGGACCGCGAGCGCATCGCCGAGGTACTGGAAGGCGCCGACATGGTCTTCATCACCACCGGCATGGGTGGCGGTACCGGTACCGGTGCTGCGCCGATCATCGCCGAGGTTGCCAAGGAAATGGGCATCCTTACCGTGGCCGTGGTCACCCGTCCGTTCCCGTTCGAGGGCCGCAAGCGCATGCAGATCGCCGACGAGGGCATCCGCGCGCTGGCTGAAAGCACCGACTCGCTGATCACCATCCCCAACGAGAAGCTGCTGACCATCCTGGGCAAGGACGCGAGCCTGCTGGCCGCCTTCGCCAAGGCTGACGATGTGCTGGCCGGTGCCGTTCGCGGTATCTCCGACATCATCAAGCGCCCGGGCATGATCAACGTCGACTTCGCCGACGTGAAGACCGTCATGAGCGAGATGGGCATGGCCATGATGGGCACCGGCTGCGCCAGCGGCCCGAACCGCGCTCGCGAGGCTACCGAAGCCGCGATCCGCAATCCGCTGCTGGAAGACGTCAACCTGCAGGGCGCCCGCGGCATCCTGGTGAACATCACCGCGGGTCCGGACCTGTCCCTGGGCGAGTACTCCGACGTGGGTAACATCATCGAGCAGTTCGCTTCCGAGCACGCCACTGTCAAGGTGGGCACCGTGATCGATCCGGACATGCGCGACGAGCTGCACGTCACCGTGGTCGCCACCGGTCTGGGTGCACGCCTGGAGAAGCCGGTCAAGGTCGTCGACAACACCGTGCAGACCCAGGCCGTCAGCACCCAGGCTCCGGTTCAGCGTGAGCACCAGTCGGTGAACTACCGCGACCTGGACCGTCCGACCGTCATGCGCAATCAGTCCCACGGCGGCGCTGCCACCGCGGCCAAGCTGAATCCGCAGGACGATCTGGATTACCTGGATATCCCGGCCTTCCTGCGTCGTCAGGCCGATTGA
- the lpxC gene encoding UDP-3-O-acyl-N-acetylglucosamine deacetylase: MIRQRTLKNIIRATGVGLHSGEKVYLTLKPAPVDTGIVFCRADLDPVVEIPARASNVGETTMSTTLIKGDVKVDTVEHLLSAMAGLGIDNAYVELSASEVPIMDGSAGPFVFLIQSAGLQEQEAAKKFIRIKREVTVEEGDKRATFVPFDGFKVSFEIDFDHPVFRGRTQKAVVDFSSTSFVKEVSRARTFGFMRDIEMLRSQNLALGGSVENAIVVDEYRVLNEDGLRYEDEFVKHKILDAIGDLYLLGNSLIGEFIGYKSGHALNNRLLRTLIADKDAWEVVTFEDAKTAPISYMRPAAAV, encoded by the coding sequence ATGATCAGACAACGCACCTTGAAGAACATCATCCGGGCGACCGGTGTCGGCCTGCACTCCGGGGAGAAGGTTTACCTGACCCTGAAGCCGGCTCCCGTCGATACCGGTATCGTGTTCTGCCGGGCCGATCTCGACCCGGTAGTGGAAATCCCCGCTCGAGCTTCGAACGTGGGTGAAACCACCATGTCGACCACCCTGATCAAGGGTGACGTCAAGGTGGATACCGTGGAGCATCTGCTGTCGGCCATGGCTGGCCTGGGCATCGACAACGCCTATGTCGAGCTGTCCGCATCGGAAGTTCCGATCATGGACGGCAGCGCGGGTCCCTTTGTATTCCTGATCCAGTCCGCCGGCCTGCAAGAGCAGGAAGCGGCGAAGAAGTTCATCCGCATCAAGCGCGAAGTGACCGTGGAAGAGGGCGACAAGCGCGCCACTTTCGTGCCCTTCGATGGCTTCAAGGTGAGCTTCGAGATCGACTTCGATCACCCGGTTTTCCGTGGTCGCACCCAGAAGGCCGTTGTGGACTTCTCCAGCACTTCCTTCGTCAAGGAGGTCAGCCGCGCCCGTACCTTCGGGTTCATGCGCGACATCGAGATGCTGCGTTCGCAGAACCTGGCGCTCGGTGGCAGTGTGGAGAACGCCATCGTGGTCGACGAGTATCGTGTGCTCAACGAAGATGGCCTTCGTTATGAGGACGAATTCGTCAAGCACAAGATCCTGGACGCCATCGGAGACCTGTACCTGTTGGGTAACAGTCTCATCGGCGAGTTCATCGGCTACAAGTCCGGTCACGCCCTGAACAACCGTCTGCTGCGTACCCTCATCGCAGACAAGGACGCTTGGGAAGTGGTGACCTTCGAGGACGCCAAGACCGCGCCGATCTCCTATATGCGACCCGCCGCGGCCGTATAA